From Halorussus lipolyticus:
CAGATTGCGGCGGCGGCGACCATCCGGGGATTCATCAGCACGGTCTTGCCGTCCTTGCTCCCCTGTCGCCCGACGAAGTTCCGGTTCGAGGACGAGGCGCAGGCCTCGTCGCCCTCCAGTTGGTCGGGGTTCATCCCGAGGCACATCGAGCAACCGGCCCCGCGCCAGTCGAACCCGGCGTCTTCGAAGATTCGGTCGAGGCCTTCCTCCTCGGCCGCTGACTTGACGCGCTGGCTTCCGGGGACCACCATGGCGCGAACATCGTCGTGGACTTCGCGGCCGGCGACGAGTCGGGCAGACCGCCGGAGGTCGGGCAGTCGGGCGTTGGTGCAGGACCCGAGGAAAGCCACGTCGATGGGGTAGCCTTCCATCGTCTCGCCGGGTTCGACGCCCATGTGGGCTTGGGCGTGGCGGGCAGTGTCCTGTTTGTCCTCTGGGAGTTCGTCGGGGTCGGGAATCGGTTCGGTGACGCCGACGCCCTGTCCGGGCGTGGTGCCCCACGTCACCATCGGTTCGAGTTCGTCGCCGTCAATGACCACCTCGTCGTCGAATTTGGCGTCGGCGTCGGAGGCGATGGACTCCCAGTAGGGCTTCAACTTCTCGAACTTCTCGGGGTCGTCGCGGAAGGCGTCGGTGTCTCTCAGCCACTCGTAGGTGGTCTCGTCGGGGTTGACGTATCCGGCCCGCGCGCCGCCCTCGATGGACATGTTGCAGATGCTCATCCGACCCTCCACGTCGAGGTTTTCGATGGCTTCCCCGGCGTACTCGTAGACGTACCCGACGCCGCCGTCGGTGCCGAGTCGGCGGATGATTTCGAGAATCACGTCCTTGGCCTCGACGCACTCGCCCAACTCGCCCGTGACGCGGATTCGGCGCACGTCCTTCTTCTCCATCGCCACGGTGCCGGTCGCCAGCACGTCCCGAATCTGGGAGGTGCCGATGCCGAACGCGAGGGCACCGAACGCGCCGTGGGTCGAGGTGTGGGAATCGCCGCAGACCACGGTCATGCCGGGTTGGGTCAGGCCCTGCTCCGGGCCGATGACGTGGACGATGCCCTGATTCCCGGTGTCGGGACTGGAGAAGTCGATGCCGGCGTCCCGGACGTTCTGCTCCAGTTCGGCCATCATCTCCTCTGCTGGCCCTTCGTAGGGTCGATTTCGGTCCTCGGTCGGGACGATGTGGTCCACTGTGGCGTGGGTGCGCTCGGGGTAGGCCACGTCGAGTCCTCGCTCGCGGAGCATCCCGAACGCTTGGGGACTCGTGACCTCGTGGACGAGGTGGAGACCCACGAACAGTTGGTCCTGTCCGGTCGGGAGTTCCGTCACCTTGTGGCGGTCCCACACTTTGTCGTAGAGGGTGTCCTCGCTCATACGGACCGCCCCGCGCTCTCGTTCTCGTCCCCGTTCGTCGCTGGTACAGTACTTTCTATTTCTTTAAACATTGTCTGTGTTTCCCTCGCGATTGTATAGGTGTCTTCCTGCGCCGCTCCGGACCGGCCGGTGGTCGGCGCGACGCCCGGAAAAGCAGTCGATACGCTCGTCGCTTTCGGCGGGCTTACTCCTCGGACTCGACTGGTTCCTCTTTCCCACCGCGCTCGAAGACCGGGTTGGCGCTCGCCCCGTGGGGCGGCGTGTGGTTCACGTCCTTCATCTGGTCGCCTTCCCGCTCGTCGTCTTCCTCGCGGGCGTCGGCGCTCTCGGTCGCTGGCGGCTCCTCGTCGGCGTCCTCGTCGTAGGATTCCCGTTCTCCTCCGTCGGCGGCCACGATTGGCCCGCGCTGGAACGGTCGGTTGACTGCACCGTTGTCCGAATAGGGATGGGTGTGGCTGACCTCGCCCATCGTTTTCCCGGTCGAATCGTCGGTTCGTCGGCCGGTCCGGTTGCGTCGGTTGCGCCGGTCGGTCTGGTTGCGTCGGTCGGTTCGGGTCTCTCGGCGTCGGTTTGCTCGGTTCATTGGGTTAGTCGTCCGCTGTCGCTTTCTCGGTGGTCTGTTGGTCGCTCGATTCCTCGGTCTGGTCGGCGTCGTCGGCCCACGCGAACAACTCGCGCAGGCGCTCGCCGACGTCCTCGATTTCGTGGTTCTTCTCGGCGGTCCGGCGCTGGTGGTAACTCGGGCGTCCGGCCTGATTCTCGGTAATCCACTCGCGGGCGAACTCGCCGTTCTGGACCGCTTCGAGGACCTCCTCCATGTTCTCGCGTGCAGTCTCGTCCACAATCATCTCGCCGCGGGTCAACCCGCCGTACTCGGCGGTGTCCGAGACCGAATCCCACATCTCGCCCATCCCGCCCTCGTACATGAGGTCCACGATGAGTTTCATCTCGTTCAGGCACTCGAAGTAGGCCATCTCGGGGCTGTAGCCCGCGTCCACCAGCGTCTCGTAGCCGGCCTTGATGAGTTCGGTGACGCCGCCGCAGAGGACGGCCTGCTCGCCGAACAGGTCGGTCTCGGTCTCCTCGCGGAAGGTGGTCTCGACCACGCCCGCTCGGGTACAACCGATGGCCTTCCCGTAGGCCAGCGCCTCCTGCTTGGCGTCGCCCGTGGCGTCCTGATACACCGCCAGCAGGCCGGGCGTGCCCTCGCTGTTCTCGTAGTTGCGCCGGACGAGGTGGCCCGGCGACTTGGGGGCTATCATGGTCACGTCCACGTCCTCGGGCGGTTCGATTTGGCCGTAGTGGACGTTGAACCCGTGAGCGAACTGGAGGGTGTCGCCCGCCTCCAACTCGCTCCGGATGTCGTCGTAGACCGCTGGCTGAACCGTATCGGGGACGAGGACCGACACGATGTCGGCCTCGCTGGCGGCCGCTTTTGGGGTCGCAACGTCGAGGCCGTCGGCTTCGGCGGCCTCCCGCGAGGAGGACCCGTCCCGAAGTCCCACAATCACGTCCACCCCGCTGTCGGCGAGGTTCTGGGCGTGGGCGTGGCCTTGGCTCCCGTAGCCGAGGACCGCGACCGTCTCGTCCTCGATGTGGGTGCTGTCCGCGTCGTCGTCGTAGTATACAGTGGTGTCGAATTCGTCAGTCATCGTCGGTTGCTATCGTGGTGTTTGCTGTCGTCTCGGTGTCGGCGGTACTCTCGGCGGAGGCCGCGGGCGATTCGCCGGGCGTCGTCGGAGTGTCGCCCCGCGCCAAGGCGGTCTGGCCGGTCCGGGCGATTTCGATGATGCCGAACTGCCGGAAGGCGTCCACCGCGTCGTCTATCTTCTGCTGGTCGCCGGTAATCTGGACCGTGATGGTCCGGGGTCCGGCGTCGAGGGTCTGGCCCTCGTACATCTGGGTGATGGCGTGAACTTTGTCCGGCTCCTCGCCCCGGACCTTCAGCAGGACGAGTTCGGCCTGCACCGCGTCGTCGCCCAACTCGCCCACCGCGATGACCGGGACCAGTTTTTCGACCTGTTTCTTGACTTGCTCGATGCCCGAGTCGGTCTCCTCTACAACCAGTGTGATTCGCGCGTGACCGTCCACCGTGGTCGGCCCGACGGTCAGGCTCTCGATGTTGAACTGCCGCCGGGAGAACAGACCCGAGACCTTCGCCAGCACGCCGGGTTCGTGTTCGACCAGCGCTGAGACCACCCCGGTCCGGGGGTCCTGCTCGGCGTCCGTCACGGACTCGATTCGCTCGCCGTGACGGTTCCGGCGGCCCTCGGGGTGAGGACGCTCGTCGGGGGCCGGACCCTGCAATCCGGCGTCCCCGGTTCCGCGCTCGCTGTCACTCATAACTGGTCCTCCGACAGCGCGAACTGTCCGTTTGCGCCGCCCGAGGGCACCATCGGGTAGACATTCTCGGCGGGGTCGATGCGGAAGTCCACGACCGAGGGGCCGTCGTAGGCCATCGCCGACTCGACGGTGCTGGTCACCTCGTCGTAGTCCGAGACGGCGAACCCCTCCGCGCCGAAGGCCTCGGCCAGTTTGTCGAACTCGGGGCACCAGTCGTAGTCGGAGGCCGCCCGCCGCCCGTCGAAGAAGGCGTCCTGCCACTGGCGGACCATCCCGATGTACTCGTTGTTGAGGACCGCGACGGTGATGTCTAAGTTCTCCCGGACCGCGACGGCCAACTCCTGAATCGTCATCAGGAACGAACCGTCGCCCTCGAAACTGACGACCTCTCGGTCGGGTGCGGCCATCTTCGCGCCGATTGCGGCGGGCAGGCCGTAGCCCATCGTGCCCAATCCGTGACTGGAGACCCACGTCCGGGGTTCGGTGTAGGTCCAGTACTGGACCGCCCACATCTGGTGCTGGCCGACTCCGGTGGTGACGATGGCGTCGTCGTCGGTGGCCTCGTCCAGCGCCTCCACGACGAACTGGGGCTTGAGGGGTTCGTCGTCGGGCGTCCGGTAGTCCATCGGGTACTCGTCTTTCCACTGCTGGCACTGGTCGCGCCACTCGTCGCAGTCCGGGGCGCGCTCCATCTCGTCGCCGACCTGCGAGATGACCGTGCCAGCGTCCCCGACGAGAGGCACGTCGGCGTGGACGTTCTTGCTGATTTCCGCGGGGTCGATGTCGGCGTGGACCACCTCGGCCTCGGGCGCGAAGGTATCGACGCCCCCGGTCAGTCGGTCGTCGAACCGGCATCCGACCGCGAACAGCACGTCGCAGTGGGTCGTCGCCATGTTGGCGTAGCCCGTGCCGTGCATCCCCACCATCTCCAAGGCGAGGTCGTCGTCCTCGGGGAAGGCCCCGACCGCAGGCATCGAGGAGGCCACCGGGATGCCGTACTCGCGGGCGAACGCTCGGAGTTGTTCGCTGGCCTCGCCTTTGACGACGCCACCGCCCGCCAAGATGACCGGCTTCTTGGCTCGTTCGAGGGTTCGGGCCGCGGCCCGGACCTCCTCGTCGTCGGCCTCGGTCTGGGGGTCGTAGGTGTCGGGCGTGGTGGCGTCTTTGGGTTCGGCGTCGGTCTCGGCGTTGGTCACGTCCTTCGGGAGGTCCACCAGCGTCGGGCCGGGTCGGCCCTCCCCGGCGAGCGCGAAGGCCTCGCCCACCGTGTCGCCCACCGTGTCGGCGCGCTGGGCGAAGTAGTTGGTCTTCGTGATGGGCGCGGTCAGACCGGTGGTGTCGGTCTCTTGGAACGCATCGCTTCCGACGAAATCGGTCGGGACCTGCCCGGTCAGCGCGACCATCGGGTCCGAGTCCATGTCGGCGTCCGCGATGCCGGTCGTCAGGTTTGTCGCGCCCGGTCCGGACGTGGCCAGACAGACCCCCGGCGTTCCCGAGACGATGCCGTAGGCGTCGGCGGCGTGGGCCGCGGACTGCTCGTGAGCCATGGTGACGTGGCGCAGGTCAGAGTCGTAGAGCGCGTCGTAGACCGGCATGATTGCCCCGCCCTGCACGCCGAACAGGGTTTCCGCTCCGGCGCGTTCGAGCGCGGCGACCACGGACTGCGCGCCGGTCCGAGTGGTTTTGGCGGCCGAGTCGGCGTCTCCGGTAATCGGGTCGCCATTTACCGGTTCGGTTTCTTCGCCGTCCTCGAACCGCGGCGGTGCGGACTCACTCACGTCCGGCCACCCCCGTAGCAGTCGTCGGTCGATACAGTCGTTGGTCGATACTTCCGAGTCCGTGCGTAGCTTGTTCGCTTCGTGTCAGTTAGTGTCACGATTTGTCGAGCGCGTGCTGGGCTGTTCGAAGTCGATGCGAAGTTTGGGTCCGACTGGAAGGTCGGCGGCGTTGCGAACCGGTCGGGAAAAGTGGTAGTGTAGGGGCTTAGACCCCTACAATAATCACGCGCTCGACAGTCGCACCGCTCGTGGTGAGCGTCCACGCGGCGGGATTCGACTGTCGCATCGTTACTGGGAACGTAGTAACGCCGACCGAAATAACGTTTTCCCCTGTCGCAACCTTTGCACGGGAAT
This genomic window contains:
- the leuC gene encoding 3-isopropylmalate dehydratase large subunit yields the protein MSEDTLYDKVWDRHKVTELPTGQDQLFVGLHLVHEVTSPQAFGMLRERGLDVAYPERTHATVDHIVPTEDRNRPYEGPAEEMMAELEQNVRDAGIDFSSPDTGNQGIVHVIGPEQGLTQPGMTVVCGDSHTSTHGAFGALAFGIGTSQIRDVLATGTVAMEKKDVRRIRVTGELGECVEAKDVILEIIRRLGTDGGVGYVYEYAGEAIENLDVEGRMSICNMSIEGGARAGYVNPDETTYEWLRDTDAFRDDPEKFEKLKPYWESIASDADAKFDDEVVIDGDELEPMVTWGTTPGQGVGVTEPIPDPDELPEDKQDTARHAQAHMGVEPGETMEGYPIDVAFLGSCTNARLPDLRRSARLVAGREVHDDVRAMVVPGSQRVKSAAEEEGLDRIFEDAGFDWRGAGCSMCLGMNPDQLEGDEACASSSNRNFVGRQGSKDGKTVLMNPRMVAAAAICGEVTDARELDETKLADSEVEA
- the ilvB gene encoding biosynthetic-type acetolactate synthase large subunit, whose amino-acid sequence is MSESAPPRFEDGEETEPVNGDPITGDADSAAKTTRTGAQSVVAALERAGAETLFGVQGGAIMPVYDALYDSDLRHVTMAHEQSAAHAADAYGIVSGTPGVCLATSGPGATNLTTGIADADMDSDPMVALTGQVPTDFVGSDAFQETDTTGLTAPITKTNYFAQRADTVGDTVGEAFALAGEGRPGPTLVDLPKDVTNAETDAEPKDATTPDTYDPQTEADDEEVRAAARTLERAKKPVILAGGGVVKGEASEQLRAFAREYGIPVASSMPAVGAFPEDDDLALEMVGMHGTGYANMATTHCDVLFAVGCRFDDRLTGGVDTFAPEAEVVHADIDPAEISKNVHADVPLVGDAGTVISQVGDEMERAPDCDEWRDQCQQWKDEYPMDYRTPDDEPLKPQFVVEALDEATDDDAIVTTGVGQHQMWAVQYWTYTEPRTWVSSHGLGTMGYGLPAAIGAKMAAPDREVVSFEGDGSFLMTIQELAVAVRENLDITVAVLNNEYIGMVRQWQDAFFDGRRAASDYDWCPEFDKLAEAFGAEGFAVSDYDEVTSTVESAMAYDGPSVVDFRIDPAENVYPMVPSGGANGQFALSEDQL
- the ilvC gene encoding ketol-acid reductoisomerase, with amino-acid sequence MTDEFDTTVYYDDDADSTHIEDETVAVLGYGSQGHAHAQNLADSGVDVIVGLRDGSSSREAAEADGLDVATPKAAASEADIVSVLVPDTVQPAVYDDIRSELEAGDTLQFAHGFNVHYGQIEPPEDVDVTMIAPKSPGHLVRRNYENSEGTPGLLAVYQDATGDAKQEALAYGKAIGCTRAGVVETTFREETETDLFGEQAVLCGGVTELIKAGYETLVDAGYSPEMAYFECLNEMKLIVDLMYEGGMGEMWDSVSDTAEYGGLTRGEMIVDETARENMEEVLEAVQNGEFAREWITENQAGRPSYHQRRTAEKNHEIEDVGERLRELFAWADDADQTEESSDQQTTEKATADD
- the ilvN gene encoding acetolactate synthase small subunit, with product MSDSERGTGDAGLQGPAPDERPHPEGRRNRHGERIESVTDAEQDPRTGVVSALVEHEPGVLAKVSGLFSRRQFNIESLTVGPTTVDGHARITLVVEETDSGIEQVKKQVEKLVPVIAVGELGDDAVQAELVLLKVRGEEPDKVHAITQMYEGQTLDAGPRTITVQITGDQQKIDDAVDAFRQFGIIEIARTGQTALARGDTPTTPGESPAASAESTADTETTANTTIATDDD